One Streptomyces sp. NBC_00102 DNA segment encodes these proteins:
- a CDS encoding copper chaperone PCu(A)C produces MTGRAALAGGLALVTGLTLAGCSSGSTPELKVVGAFMPQPVSDIAAAFLVVENKGGATDRLTSVTSSISDHVTIHETTGQAMRMVSSFEVPAGGELDLERGGSHIMFSELKRQPKRGQRISVELHFEKTGPITVELPVEETTYNPAKQ; encoded by the coding sequence GTGACAGGCCGGGCTGCCCTCGCCGGCGGACTGGCCCTCGTCACGGGCCTGACCCTCGCGGGGTGCTCCTCCGGGAGCACCCCCGAGCTGAAGGTCGTCGGGGCCTTCATGCCGCAGCCGGTCAGCGACATCGCGGCGGCGTTCCTCGTGGTGGAGAACAAGGGCGGGGCCACCGACCGGCTGACCTCGGTGACCAGTTCGATCTCCGACCACGTCACGATCCACGAGACCACGGGCCAGGCCATGCGGATGGTCTCGTCATTCGAGGTGCCCGCGGGCGGCGAGCTGGATCTCGAACGCGGCGGCAGCCACATCATGTTCAGCGAACTCAAGCGGCAGCCCAAGCGGGGGCAGAGGATCTCCGTGGAGCTGCACTTCGAGAAGACCGGCCCCATCACGGTCGAACTTCCCGTCGAGGAGACGACCTACAACCCGGCGAAGCAGTGA
- a CDS encoding copper resistance CopC/CopD family protein, with protein MTATAPRAARVRPSPIRRPITASALLATLIGLFLGLMLAGASPASAHAALTGSDPQDGAVVDAAPQNVTLSFSESVSLSDDAIRVLDPSGKRADTGGPRAVGDGKAARYAVTLHSGLPDGTYTVAWQAVSADSHPVSGAFTFSIGAPSTTTVALPTTSAGGGVVGVLYGVARYAAYTGFILLAGGSAFVLACWRGGASARPLQRLVLGGWITLTASTLVMLVLRYPYTGSGKLADAFDLAGLQASLETKPGAALVSRLLLLGASALFVAVLFGTYPRREDEKERKDLTFGLSLGGAVVATGIAGTWSLAEHASTGLQPGIAMPVDMAHLLAVATWLGGLASLLTALYRVPELPAGAVRRFSRLAFGSVVVLAGTGLYQSWRQVGSWSALTGTAYGRLLLVKVGLVAVLVGVAWISRRWTGRLTGGSPSGTGPAAEQRAAGGSEPETAEVTEVAKTGLVTVAVAESGAGTGTGTGDVTTGTDTSTGIDTGAGAGGAGAVTDPARAAQLARQRAALTAAKEKKARDADPGRSGLRRSVLVETGIAVVLLAVTTVLSSTEPGRTEEEAARTNTAAAPAVAQPVTVSLPFDTGGVNGKGTVQLDLDPGRTGSNDLHLWIEDGKGTAMEVPEVRLALTLEAKAIGPLPVVPDRLAEGHWAASGVQIPMAGEWKLAVTVRTSDIDQTTVTKNIKIG; from the coding sequence ATGACAGCCACCGCCCCGCGCGCGGCCCGTGTCCGGCCTTCCCCGATACGCCGGCCGATCACCGCGTCCGCGCTCCTCGCCACGCTGATCGGCCTGTTCCTCGGCCTGATGCTGGCGGGCGCTTCCCCCGCGTCCGCGCACGCCGCCCTCACGGGGAGCGACCCGCAGGACGGGGCGGTGGTCGACGCCGCACCCCAAAACGTCACCCTTTCCTTCTCCGAGTCCGTCTCGCTGAGCGACGACGCGATCCGGGTGCTCGACCCGTCCGGCAAGCGGGCCGACACCGGTGGTCCGCGCGCGGTGGGCGACGGCAAGGCCGCCCGGTACGCCGTCACGCTCCACTCCGGGCTTCCCGACGGCACCTACACCGTGGCCTGGCAGGCGGTCTCCGCCGACAGTCACCCGGTCTCGGGCGCCTTCACCTTCTCCATCGGCGCACCCTCCACCACCACCGTCGCCCTGCCCACCACGTCGGCGGGCGGCGGAGTGGTCGGGGTGCTCTACGGCGTCGCGCGGTACGCCGCGTACACCGGTTTCATCCTGCTCGCGGGCGGCTCCGCGTTCGTCCTCGCCTGCTGGCGGGGCGGCGCCTCGGCGCGCCCGCTGCAACGGCTGGTCCTCGGCGGCTGGATCACCCTCACCGCGTCCACCCTGGTGATGCTGGTGCTGCGCTACCCGTACACCGGCAGCGGGAAGCTCGCGGACGCCTTCGACCTCGCCGGGCTCCAGGCGTCCCTGGAGACCAAACCGGGCGCCGCGCTGGTCTCCCGGCTGCTGCTGCTGGGCGCCTCCGCGCTCTTCGTCGCCGTGCTGTTCGGCACGTACCCCAGGCGCGAGGACGAGAAGGAGCGGAAGGACCTCACCTTCGGGCTCTCGCTCGGCGGGGCGGTCGTCGCCACCGGCATCGCGGGCACCTGGTCGCTCGCCGAACACGCCTCCACCGGGCTCCAGCCGGGCATCGCCATGCCGGTCGACATGGCCCATCTGCTGGCCGTCGCGACCTGGCTGGGCGGTCTGGCCTCCCTGCTGACCGCGCTGTACCGGGTCCCCGAGCTGCCCGCGGGCGCCGTACGCCGCTTCTCGCGGCTGGCGTTCGGCAGTGTGGTGGTACTCGCCGGAACCGGGCTCTACCAGTCCTGGCGCCAGGTCGGCTCCTGGTCGGCGCTGACCGGCACCGCCTACGGCCGGCTGCTGCTGGTGAAGGTCGGACTGGTCGCGGTCCTGGTGGGCGTCGCCTGGATCTCCCGTCGCTGGACAGGACGGCTCACGGGCGGTTCTCCGTCCGGGACCGGCCCGGCGGCCGAGCAGAGGGCGGCCGGTGGCTCCGAGCCGGAGACGGCGGAAGTGACCGAGGTGGCGAAGACCGGGCTGGTCACGGTCGCGGTCGCCGAGTCGGGTGCCGGCACCGGAACCGGCACCGGAGATGTGACCACGGGCACGGACACCAGCACGGGTATCGACACGGGCGCGGGAGCAGGTGGCGCGGGCGCCGTGACGGACCCTGCGCGCGCCGCCCAACTCGCGCGCCAGCGGGCCGCCCTGACGGCGGCCAAGGAGAAGAAGGCCCGCGACGCGGACCCCGGCCGCTCCGGACTGCGCCGCTCGGTCCTCGTCGAGACCGGCATCGCCGTCGTCCTGCTGGCCGTCACCACCGTCCTCTCGTCGACCGAACCCGGCCGTACGGAGGAGGAGGCCGCGCGGACCAACACCGCCGCCGCTCCGGCCGTCGCCCAGCCGGTCACCGTGAGCCTGCCCTTCGACACCGGCGGCGTCAACGGCAAGGGGACCGTCCAGCTGGACCTCGACCCCGGCCGGACCGGCTCCAACGACCTGCACCTGTGGATCGAGGACGGCAAGGGCACCGCGATGGAGGTACCGGAGGTGCGGCTCGCGCTCACGCTGGAGGCGAAGGCCATCGGCCCCCTGCCGGTCGTCCCCGACCGCCTCGCCGAGGGCCACTGGGCCGCGAGCGGCGTACAGATCCCGATGGCGGGCGAGTGGAAACTCGCGGTCACCGTCCGCACCTCGGACATCGACCAGACCACCGTCACCAAGAACATCAAGATCGGCTGA
- the efeB gene encoding iron uptake transporter deferrochelatase/peroxidase subunit, whose protein sequence is MLGGAGAAGAAGLVLGAAGGATGYAATRPEAPAELTSIGSTEAMFHGKHQPGITTPLQACGHLVAFDLAAGAGRKEAAALMRRWSALAGELMAGRSAGSGGSGGDTGIALDAGPSSLTLTFGFGRTFFDRTGLEARRPAGLDPLPAFSSDHLDSGRSNGDLWVQIGADDALVAFHALRAVQRAAGSAARVRWQMNGFNRTPGATSRPMTARNLMGQVDGTNNPKPADGDFDARIFVPAPSGSTADPTQDWLAGGSYAVVRRIRMLLDDWEQLSVAHQERVIGRRKDTGAPLSGGAESTAMDLDKLGADGKPMIPSNAHARISSPEKNGGAAMLRRPFSYHDGIDPDGTPDAGLLFVCWQADPFRGFVPVQRKLDRGDALSPFIRHESSGVYAVPGGAADGEYVGQRLLES, encoded by the coding sequence CTGCTGGGCGGCGCCGGGGCGGCCGGTGCCGCCGGGCTGGTACTGGGCGCCGCGGGGGGTGCCACCGGGTACGCCGCGACGCGCCCCGAGGCGCCCGCCGAGCTCACCTCGATCGGATCCACCGAGGCGATGTTTCACGGGAAACATCAGCCGGGGATCACCACCCCGCTCCAGGCCTGCGGGCACCTCGTCGCCTTCGACCTCGCGGCGGGCGCCGGTCGCAAGGAGGCCGCCGCGCTGATGCGGCGCTGGTCGGCGCTGGCCGGGGAGCTGATGGCGGGCCGCTCCGCCGGCTCCGGCGGCTCCGGCGGGGACACCGGGATCGCTCTGGACGCCGGCCCGTCCTCCCTGACCCTCACCTTCGGTTTCGGCCGGACCTTCTTCGACCGGACCGGGCTGGAGGCGCGGAGGCCCGCGGGACTCGACCCGCTGCCCGCCTTCTCCTCCGACCACCTCGACTCCGGGCGGTCGAACGGTGACCTCTGGGTGCAGATCGGCGCCGACGACGCGCTCGTCGCCTTTCACGCCCTGCGCGCGGTACAGCGGGCCGCGGGTTCGGCGGCCCGGGTGCGCTGGCAGATGAACGGCTTCAACCGCACGCCGGGCGCGACCTCCCGCCCCATGACGGCCCGCAACCTGATGGGCCAGGTGGACGGGACCAACAACCCCAAGCCCGCCGACGGCGACTTCGACGCACGGATCTTCGTGCCCGCGCCCTCGGGCTCCACCGCCGACCCGACGCAGGACTGGCTCGCGGGCGGTTCCTACGCGGTCGTCCGCCGCATCCGGATGCTGCTGGACGACTGGGAGCAGCTCTCCGTCGCCCACCAGGAACGGGTCATCGGCCGCCGCAAGGACACCGGCGCCCCGCTCAGCGGCGGCGCCGAGAGCACCGCGATGGACCTGGACAAGCTCGGCGCGGACGGCAAGCCGATGATCCCGTCGAACGCCCACGCCCGGATCTCCTCGCCGGAGAAGAACGGCGGGGCGGCGATGCTGCGGCGCCCGTTCTCGTACCACGACGGCATCGACCCGGACGGGACGCCGGACGCGGGGCTGCTGTTCGTCTGCTGGCAGGCCGACCCGTTCCGGGGGTTCGTGCCGGTGCAGCGCAAACTCGACCGGGGGGACGCGCTCTCGCCGTTCATCCGGCACGAGTCGAGCGGTGTCTACGCGGTACCGGGAGGCGCCGCGGACGGGGAGTACGTGGGTCAGCGGCTGCTGGAGTCCTGA
- the pheA gene encoding prephenate dehydratase produces MSATRYAYLGPEGTFTEVALRTLPEAATRELVPMVSVPAALDAVRNGEAAAALVPIENSVEGGITATLDELAAGAPLMIYREVLLSISFALLVRPGTRLEDIKSVTAHPAAQPQVRNWLAAHLPQAVWESAASNADGARLVQDGRYDAAFAGEFAAATYGLVPLATEIHDAVNAQTRFVLVGRPARPSAPTGADKTSVVLWLGEDRPGALLELLQEFSVRGVNLMLIQSRPTGKGIGDYCFAVDAEGHIADRRVGEALMGLKRICPNLRFLGSYPRAGVTPEEVAPLRVGTSDTDFTSASDWLARSQDGRV; encoded by the coding sequence ATGTCCGCCACGCGTTACGCCTATCTCGGCCCCGAAGGCACCTTCACCGAGGTGGCGCTCCGTACGCTCCCGGAAGCCGCCACCCGCGAACTCGTCCCCATGGTCTCCGTACCCGCGGCGCTGGACGCGGTACGGAACGGGGAGGCCGCCGCCGCCCTCGTACCGATCGAGAACTCGGTCGAGGGCGGGATCACCGCGACCCTCGACGAACTGGCGGCCGGCGCGCCGCTGATGATCTACCGCGAGGTGCTGCTCTCCATCTCGTTCGCGCTGCTGGTGCGGCCGGGGACCCGGCTGGAGGACATCAAGTCCGTCACCGCGCACCCGGCCGCGCAGCCGCAGGTCCGCAACTGGCTGGCCGCGCACCTCCCCCAGGCCGTGTGGGAGTCGGCCGCCTCCAACGCGGACGGGGCCCGGCTGGTCCAGGACGGGCGGTACGACGCCGCCTTCGCCGGGGAGTTCGCGGCGGCGACGTACGGGCTCGTACCACTCGCCACCGAGATCCACGACGCGGTGAACGCGCAGACCCGCTTCGTCCTCGTCGGCCGCCCGGCCCGGCCCTCCGCGCCGACCGGCGCCGACAAGACCTCGGTGGTCCTCTGGCTGGGCGAGGACCGCCCGGGCGCCCTGCTCGAACTGCTCCAGGAGTTCTCGGTACGCGGGGTGAACCTGATGCTGATTCAGTCCCGCCCGACCGGTAAGGGCATCGGGGACTACTGCTTCGCGGTGGACGCGGAGGGGCACATCGCGGACCGGCGAGTGGGCGAGGCGCTGATGGGGCTGAAGCGCATCTGCCCGAATCTCCGCTTCCTCGGCTCCTACCCCCGGGCCGGGGTGACGCCCGAGGAGGTGGCCCCGCTGCGCGTGGGCACCTCGGACACGGACTTCACCTCCGCCTCGGACTGGCTGGCCCGCAGCCAGGACGGGCGCGTCTGA
- the serS gene encoding serine--tRNA ligase gives MIDLRLLREDPDRVRASQRARGEDVALVDALLSADELRRSSGVRFDELRSEQKSLGKLIPKATPEERTELLTRADQLKADVRAADAAQNEADAEAKRLLLQLGNIVQEDVPVGGEEDFVVLETHGTIRDFGAEGFEPKDHLELGEALGAIDMERGAKVSGSRFYYLTGVGALLELALVNAAIAQATEAGFIPMLTPALVRPRAMEGTGFLGQAAENVYHLEKDDFYLVGTSEVPLAAYHMDEIIEADKLPLRYAGFSPCFRREAGTYGKDTRGIFRVHQFDKVEMFSYVDPSDAEAEHRRLLEWEKQWLTALELPFQVIDVATGDLGASASRKFDCEAWIPTQGKYRELTSASNCDSFQARRLSVRMRDGKKVQPLATLNGTLCAVPRTIVAILENHQLADGSVRVPEMLRPYLGGREVLEPVAK, from the coding sequence GTGATTGACCTTCGCCTGCTCCGTGAGGACCCCGACCGTGTTCGCGCCTCCCAGCGCGCCCGTGGAGAGGACGTCGCGCTCGTCGACGCCCTGCTCTCCGCCGACGAGCTGCGCAGGTCGTCCGGCGTCCGCTTCGACGAACTCCGCTCCGAGCAGAAGTCGCTCGGCAAGCTCATCCCCAAGGCAACGCCCGAGGAGCGGACGGAGCTGCTGACCCGCGCCGACCAGCTCAAGGCCGATGTCCGCGCCGCGGACGCCGCCCAGAACGAGGCGGACGCCGAGGCCAAGCGCCTGCTGCTGCAGCTCGGCAACATCGTCCAGGAGGACGTGCCGGTCGGCGGCGAGGAGGACTTCGTCGTCCTGGAGACGCACGGCACCATCCGCGACTTCGGGGCGGAGGGCTTCGAGCCCAAGGACCACCTGGAGCTCGGCGAGGCGCTCGGCGCCATCGACATGGAGCGCGGCGCCAAGGTGTCCGGCTCGCGCTTCTACTACCTCACGGGCGTGGGCGCCCTGCTGGAGCTCGCCCTCGTCAACGCGGCCATCGCGCAGGCGACCGAGGCCGGCTTCATCCCGATGCTCACCCCCGCGCTGGTCCGCCCGCGCGCCATGGAGGGCACCGGCTTCCTCGGCCAGGCCGCCGAGAACGTCTACCACCTGGAGAAGGACGACTTCTACCTGGTCGGCACCTCCGAAGTCCCTCTCGCCGCTTACCACATGGACGAGATCATCGAGGCCGACAAGCTGCCCCTGCGGTACGCCGGCTTCTCGCCCTGCTTCCGCCGCGAGGCCGGTACGTACGGCAAGGACACCCGGGGCATCTTCCGGGTCCACCAGTTCGACAAGGTCGAGATGTTCTCGTACGTCGACCCCTCCGACGCCGAGGCCGAGCACCGCCGGCTGCTGGAGTGGGAGAAGCAGTGGCTGACCGCCCTGGAGCTTCCCTTCCAGGTGATCGACGTGGCCACCGGCGACCTCGGGGCCTCGGCCTCGCGGAAGTTCGACTGCGAGGCGTGGATTCCCACCCAGGGCAAGTACCGCGAGCTGACCTCCGCCTCCAACTGCGACAGCTTCCAGGCCCGCCGCCTGTCGGTCCGCATGCGGGACGGCAAGAAGGTCCAGCCGCTGGCCACGCTGAACGGCACGCTCTGCGCCGTACCGCGCACGATCGTGGCGATCCTGGAGAACCACCAGCTCGCGGACGGCTCCGTGCGGGTGCCCGAGATGCTCCGTCCGTACCTCGGCGGGCGTGAGGTCCTGGAGCCGGTCGCCAAGTGA
- a CDS encoding HAD family hydrolase yields MTFPFKLVATDLDGTLLRDDDTVSVRTREALAAATEAGAAHIVVTGRAVPWTRRILDDLGYDGLAVCGQGAQVYHAGEHKLLTSLTLDRQLAGLALSKIEAEVGPLLLAASRDGLDGEVLVGPGYRAHEGGLPVVHVDDANEMWTAPLNKIYLQHPELDDDQLTAAARAVVGSLVNIVMAGPGVVEILPLGLSKATGLSLAARRLGVKAADTIAFGDMPNDVPMFGWARHGVAMANAHDELKAVAHEITASNDDDGIAVVLEELLAGGTR; encoded by the coding sequence GTGACCTTCCCCTTCAAGCTCGTCGCCACCGATCTGGACGGCACGCTGCTCCGCGACGACGACACGGTCTCCGTGCGGACGCGCGAGGCGCTGGCCGCCGCCACCGAGGCGGGTGCGGCGCACATCGTCGTCACCGGCCGCGCGGTCCCGTGGACCCGGCGGATACTGGACGATCTCGGCTACGACGGTCTCGCCGTCTGCGGCCAGGGCGCGCAGGTCTACCACGCGGGCGAGCACAAGCTGCTGACCTCGCTCACGCTGGACCGGCAGCTGGCCGGACTGGCGCTGTCCAAGATCGAGGCCGAGGTGGGCCCGCTGCTGCTCGCCGCGAGCCGCGACGGGCTGGACGGCGAGGTCCTGGTCGGACCCGGCTACCGGGCCCACGAGGGCGGGCTGCCGGTGGTCCACGTCGACGACGCGAACGAGATGTGGACCGCGCCGCTGAACAAGATCTACCTCCAGCACCCCGAGCTCGACGACGACCAGCTCACCGCCGCCGCCCGGGCGGTCGTGGGCAGCCTGGTCAACATCGTGATGGCGGGCCCCGGTGTCGTGGAGATCCTCCCGCTCGGCCTCAGCAAGGCGACGGGCCTCTCGCTCGCCGCCCGCCGGCTCGGAGTGAAAGCCGCGGACACGATCGCCTTCGGCGACATGCCCAACGACGTCCCGATGTTCGGCTGGGCGCGGCACGGAGTGGCGATGGCCAACGCGCACGACGAACTCAAGGCCGTGGCCCACGAGATCACCGCCTCCAACGACGACGACGGCATCGCCGTGGTCCTGGAGGAGCTCCTCGCCGGCGGAACGCGGTAG
- a CDS encoding ABC transporter permease, with the protein MYDPTVARLTYRALLGRRRAAILFVLPALLIVIALAVRVLAGVDDQITSDVLGGFALAVMVPLIGVIAGTGAIGPEIDDGSIVYLLAKPVKRPTIIFTKLIVAIAVTMVFSALPTLIAGLILNGNGQQIAVAYTVGALVASIAYSALFLLLGTVSRHAVVFGLVYALVWEALFGSQVPGARTLSIQQWALAVAEKTGAEGAITAEVHLPLATVLLVVVTVGATWFAGRKLRTLKLAGEE; encoded by the coding sequence ATGTACGACCCCACGGTCGCCCGGCTCACCTACCGGGCCCTGCTCGGCCGGCGCCGGGCCGCCATCCTGTTCGTCCTGCCCGCCCTGCTGATCGTGATCGCGCTGGCGGTGAGGGTCCTGGCCGGAGTCGACGACCAGATCACCTCGGACGTGCTCGGCGGCTTCGCGCTCGCCGTGATGGTTCCGCTGATCGGTGTCATCGCGGGCACGGGAGCCATCGGCCCCGAGATCGACGACGGCTCGATCGTCTATCTGCTGGCGAAGCCGGTGAAGCGCCCCACGATCATCTTCACCAAGCTGATCGTGGCCATCGCCGTCACCATGGTCTTCTCCGCACTGCCCACCCTGATCGCGGGCCTCATCCTCAACGGCAACGGCCAGCAGATCGCGGTGGCCTACACCGTCGGGGCGCTCGTCGCCTCGATCGCGTACAGCGCGCTCTTCCTCCTGCTCGGCACGGTCAGCCGCCACGCTGTCGTGTTCGGCCTGGTGTACGCGCTGGTGTGGGAGGCCCTCTTCGGCAGCCAGGTGCCGGGGGCACGCACGCTGAGCATCCAGCAGTGGGCGCTCGCCGTCGCCGAGAAGACCGGAGCGGAGGGCGCGATCACCGCCGAGGTCCACCTGCCCCTCGCCACCGTGCTGCTGGTCGTGGTGACCGTCGGCGCCACCTGGTTCGCGGGCCGGAAGCTGCGGACGCTCAAGCTGGCCGGCGAGGAGTGA